The uncultured Paludibaculum sp. sequence ATCTACCGGATCATCCACGAGCACCGCCGGAGCCAGACGGACCAGGGTGACCTGCTCAGTATGCTGATGGACTCGCGTGACGACGCCGGCAACGGCATGAACGACAAGGAGTTGCGCGACGAAGCCCTGACGCTCTTCATCGCCGGCCACGAGACCACGGCCATGGCTCTGAATTGGACCTGGTACCTGCTCGCCCAAAACCCGGACGCCGAACGGCGCTTCCACGAGGAACTCGACACCGTACTCGGCGGGCGGCTACCCGGCTACGACGACTTTCCGAAACTGCCGGTCACCGAGAGCATCTTCGCGGAGTCGATGCGGCTCTACCCTCCAGCCTGGGGCATCGGCCGGCGCGCCATCGCCGCTCACACGGTGCGTGGTGTCGAATACCCGTCCGGCACCATCTTTGCCGTCAGCCCCTGGGTCACCCACCGCAGTCCGGAACTCTGGCCCAACCCGGAACGCTTCGATCCCGACCGCTTCCGCCCCGAGGCCCGCGCGGCCCAGCCCAAGTTCGCCTACTTCCCCTTCGGCGGCGGGCCCAGGGTCTGCATCGGGGAACGCTTCGCCTGGCTGGAGGGCGTACTCGTCCTGGCAGCCATCGGCCAGCGTTGGCGGTTCGAACTCGACCCCAGCCACAAAGTGGAGCCGCTGCCGCTCATCACCTTGCGGCCCAAGGACGGCATCAAAGTGACCATCCGGCGGCGCTAGCCGCTACTTGGAATCGACACGCTCCGGGATCTTCTCCAGATTCCCAATCTCGATGCCCAAAGCCAGACCGAAACGCGCAAACTGTTCCATTCCACTGAAATCCCAGGTCGCTTTGTACTGATCACTAGGCTGGTGATAGGTGGAGCCTTCTGACTGCGCCATCTGTTTGGCGTAGTCGGCTGGCCGTCCAATGTATTCCGACCCCATGTTGATGGAGAACGCCGGGATACCGGTGCTGGCGAAGGAGTAATGGTCGGAGCGGTAGTAGCCGCCCGACTCCGGATGCGAGTCGGCCTTGAGCGTCAACCCGTGGCGCTGCGCGACCGAGCGGACGAGAGGGAAGAACGAGGTACGGTCCGCACCGGTCAGCACGGCATCCTGCACACGACCGTAGGGAGAGAAGGAGTCGAAGTTCAGATTCGCCGCGATCTGAGCCGCCGGTAGCGGTGGGTGGTCAGCGAAATAGCGCGAGCCCAGCAGCCCGCTCTCCTCCGCCGCAACGGCCACGAACCAACCGCTGCGCAGGGGCTTCGGTTCCATTGACGACCAGGCACGGGCCATCTCGATGAGCAGCCCGCAGCCGGAGGCGTTATCGATCGCGCCGTTGTAAATGGCGTCGCCCTTCACTGGCTCTCCAATCCCCAGGTGGTCCCAATGGGCGGAATAGATGACGGCCTCCGACGTAAGCTTCGGATCACTGCCCGGCACGATCCCGACCACGTTCGCGGTTTCAATGTCGTGCAGGTTGAACCCAAACTTGCCCTGCACGCGGACCTTGCCCAGAGGCGTCGCCCGGAAGCCCCGTTTGTTGGCCGCCTCCAGCATCTCCTCGACCGTCTTGCCTG is a genomic window containing:
- a CDS encoding M28 family peptidase yields the protein MKSAILLLAATATLSAQIDRLEGERIRPHVKFLSSDLLEGRGVGARGGQLATEYIAAQFAAAGLKPGGDNGTYFQRVPLRSVEVQPGGALTATAAGKTIQFRWLDDFVATSHTQEPTGDFSAEAVFVGHGIVAPEYQWNDYQGIDVKGKVVVLFTNEPPSDDPNFFKGKALTCYGRWTYKYEEAARQGAVAAIIIHTTPTASYGWQVLRANGRPQPQVRRAAGQPALTLAAWVTTDAGAQLLGLAGKTVEEMLEAANKRGFRATPLGKVRVQGKFGFNLHDIETANVVGIVPGSDPKLTSEAVIYSAHWDHLGIGEPVKGDAIYNGAIDNASGCGLLIEMARAWSSMEPKPLRSGWFVAVAAEESGLLGSRYFADHPPLPAAQIAANLNFDSFSPYGRVQDAVLTGADRTSFFPLVRSVAQRHGLTLKADSHPESGGYYRSDHYSFASTGIPAFSINMGSEYIGRPADYAKQMAQSEGSTYHQPSDQYKATWDFSGMEQFARFGLALGIEIGNLEKIPERVDSK
- a CDS encoding cytochrome P450, which codes for MRHSLPFLGMLPDFRRDPVGFLQRMAEEQGDVARFPLGPQNVVLLRHPDDIRNVLVTYNQRFVKSRMLQRTRILLGDGLLTSEEPFHTRQRKLVQPAFYRDRLVRYAATMAEKAAAAGDRWHDGQTADLDQEMMRLTLAIVTATLFSTNVEQETAEIGAAMSSILNMFNLLMLPFSEWLIRFPVLHSARRFREARAKLDSVIYRIIHEHRRSQTDQGDLLSMLMDSRDDAGNGMNDKELRDEALTLFIAGHETTAMALNWTWYLLAQNPDAERRFHEELDTVLGGRLPGYDDFPKLPVTESIFAESMRLYPPAWGIGRRAIAAHTVRGVEYPSGTIFAVSPWVTHRSPELWPNPERFDPDRFRPEARAAQPKFAYFPFGGGPRVCIGERFAWLEGVLVLAAIGQRWRFELDPSHKVEPLPLITLRPKDGIKVTIRRR